In a single window of the Candidatus Celerinatantimonas neptuna genome:
- the proC_1 gene encoding Pyrroline-5-carboxylate reductase: MATSKIVFIGAGHMATSLIFGMINQGIDPKRISACDHNPPKLKKLNQDYAITTFADSVKAIQNADIVVLAVKPQVMQPLCERFHQESDLSHKLFISIAAGISCNRLTQWLGNVPIIRCMPNLPAKIGLGVTGLYADQDITPDQRIEATQIMSAVGKTIWVSKEDAINHIIAIAGSSPAYFFLFMDAMQQYAQELGFSSDDARDIVTQTALGSVTLAIDSAEQTLATMCQNVAVKGGTTAEAIRTFEQAGLRNTVKQAMQAAIERGRQLELQL; the protein is encoded by the coding sequence ATGGCAACTTCAAAAATTGTATTTATCGGAGCTGGTCATATGGCAACCAGCCTGATTTTTGGAATGATTAATCAAGGTATAGATCCCAAACGCATTTCAGCCTGTGATCATAATCCACCAAAATTAAAAAAATTGAATCAAGACTACGCCATCACTACTTTTGCAGATAGTGTTAAAGCGATACAAAATGCAGATATCGTCGTTTTAGCAGTCAAACCACAAGTCATGCAGCCTCTTTGCGAACGATTTCATCAAGAAAGCGATCTGTCACATAAACTATTTATTTCGATTGCAGCAGGGATCTCCTGTAACCGTCTGACACAGTGGCTTGGCAACGTCCCGATCATCCGCTGCATGCCTAATTTACCGGCCAAAATCGGACTCGGCGTCACTGGATTATACGCAGACCAAGACATAACGCCAGACCAACGCATTGAAGCAACACAAATTATGTCAGCCGTTGGCAAAACAATATGGGTCTCAAAAGAGGATGCGATAAACCACATCATTGCCATCGCAGGAAGCTCACCTGCTTACTTCTTCTTATTCATGGATGCAATGCAACAATATGCACAAGAATTAGGCTTTTCAAGTGATGATGCCCGGGATATTGTGACACAAACAGCTTTAGGTAGTGTCACTTTGGCAATCGACTCTGCGGAACAAACGCTGGCAACCATGTGTCAAAATGTTGCAGTCAAAGGAGGAACAACAGCAGAAGCAATCCGTACCTTTGAGCAAGCCGGACTTAGAAACACCGTAAAACAAGCGATGCAAGCAGCCATCGAGCGTGGCCGACAGCTCGAATTGCAACTCTAG